In Thermorudis peleae, a genomic segment contains:
- a CDS encoding DUF1028 domain-containing protein → MQQPSTFSIVARDPATGDLGIAVQSKFLAVGAVVPWAQAGVGAIATQARANVRYGPEGLALLAQGLSAAEALERLLAADPDCPERQVGIVDAQGRAATFTGNRCLAWAGGTAGAGRVVADPRGQIVLGDGFCCQGNILAGPEVVPAMAEACQTTQASFPLRLIAALEAGQAAGGDARGQQSAALLVVRAGGGYGGGSDRFIDLRVDDHPEPIAELRRLLHLHRVYFSLEERDLVPLDAALLRTIQHQLHALGYLPTPDADTATTRAALERFVSVENLEERWRDDDQIDTVILEFLEARAARR, encoded by the coding sequence GTGCAACAGCCCAGCACGTTTTCGATTGTTGCGCGGGATCCGGCAACGGGTGACCTTGGTATTGCCGTCCAGTCCAAGTTCTTAGCGGTCGGCGCGGTTGTCCCCTGGGCGCAGGCCGGCGTCGGCGCGATCGCCACCCAGGCCCGGGCGAACGTCCGCTACGGCCCGGAGGGGCTGGCCCTGCTCGCTCAGGGGCTGAGCGCGGCTGAGGCGCTCGAGCGGCTGCTGGCTGCCGACCCCGACTGCCCCGAGCGCCAGGTTGGCATCGTCGACGCGCAGGGGCGAGCGGCAACGTTCACCGGCAATCGCTGCCTGGCCTGGGCTGGGGGCACGGCGGGCGCGGGGCGCGTCGTTGCTGACCCGCGTGGGCAGATCGTTCTCGGCGACGGCTTCTGCTGCCAAGGCAACATCCTGGCCGGACCGGAAGTTGTCCCGGCCATGGCCGAGGCCTGCCAGACGACACAGGCGAGCTTCCCTCTGCGCCTGATCGCCGCGCTCGAGGCCGGACAAGCCGCTGGCGGCGACGCCCGTGGCCAGCAATCGGCCGCGCTGCTGGTCGTCCGCGCGGGCGGGGGCTACGGCGGCGGCTCCGACCGCTTCATCGACCTACGGGTTGACGACCATCCCGAACCGATTGCCGAGCTGCGCCGCCTGCTCCACCTCCACCGCGTCTACTTCAGCCTGGAGGAGCGCGATCTCGTGCCGCTCGATGCCGCGCTGCTCCGAACCATCCAGCACCAGTTGCACGCGCTCGGCTATCTGCCGACGCCGGATGCTGACACCGCGACGACGCGGGCTGCGCTCGAGCGGTTCGTCAGCGTCGAGAATCTCGAGGAACGCTGGCGTGACGACGACCAGATCGATACCGTCATCCTCGAGTTTCTCGAAGCCCGCGCGGCCAGGCGGTAA
- a CDS encoding CARDB domain-containing protein: MQVRQAVLANDDSCGGSLRGITVVPNLASTLQLYGGLPGLFIPADTSPAISAAPACVDWNGAPVTVDQNGLERPQPPGTHCDVGAFESMASRSTSPSPPSVVVTVTPCVSQCQPPSGGGSNGNTSSGGNGNTGGGGSHGNPPPPPPPPPSSPPFVVIPVLPCLNVLPCPPPSGGGNSNAGGGGSSGSTGSGGSTGAAPPGNTSPPSVSVPQPDLVVSALDAHPRAARGGPLRATITVANQGTASAPASTVALLFVPGPTPSPSALLLGTCSVGPLAPGQQASCQVTVRALPRTPQQQGYLVAVVDLENSVVEVNDINNSLAQPFLIQ, translated from the coding sequence GTGCAGGTGCGGCAGGCCGTGCTGGCCAATGACGACTCGTGCGGTGGCAGCCTGAGGGGCATCACGGTTGTCCCGAACCTGGCATCGACCTTGCAACTCTATGGTGGTCTCCCTGGTCTTTTTATCCCAGCGGACACGTCACCAGCGATCTCTGCCGCTCCGGCATGTGTGGACTGGAACGGCGCACCGGTGACCGTTGACCAGAACGGGCTGGAGCGCCCCCAACCACCGGGCACCCACTGTGATGTGGGGGCCTTTGAGTCGATGGCCTCACGCTCGACTTCGCCCTCTCCGCCGTCCGTCGTGGTTACCGTGACGCCGTGTGTCTCACAATGTCAGCCGCCATCTGGTGGTGGTTCGAATGGGAACACCAGTAGTGGTGGGAATGGCAACACCGGCGGTGGTGGCTCGCATGGGAACCCACCGCCTCCACCGCCGCCCCCACCGTCCTCTCCGCCGTTCGTCGTGATCCCGGTGTTGCCATGTCTTAACGTCTTGCCCTGTCCGCCACCTTCCGGCGGTGGGAATAGCAACGCCGGCGGTGGTGGCTCGAGTGGGAGCACGGGTAGTGGGGGCAGTACCGGGGCTGCTCCTCCTGGAAATACCTCCCCGCCGTCGGTGTCAGTGCCCCAGCCTGACCTGGTGGTAAGCGCGCTCGACGCTCACCCGCGTGCAGCCCGCGGTGGGCCGCTGCGGGCCACGATCACGGTTGCCAACCAGGGCACCGCCTCTGCGCCGGCCAGCACTGTTGCCCTGCTCTTCGTGCCTGGACCGACGCCCAGCCCCAGCGCCCTGCTGCTCGGCACCTGCAGCGTGGGGCCGCTGGCGCCGGGCCAGCAGGCGAGTTGCCAGGTGACGGTGCGAGCCTTGCCACGCACGCCGCAGCAGCAGGGATACCTGGTGGCGGTGGTCGACTTGGAGAATAGCGTGGTCGAGGTAAACGACATCAACAATAGCCTGGCCCAGCCGTTCCTGATCCAGTAG